The Aquipuribacter hungaricus genome segment GTGGGAGACCACGGCCAACGCGGTCGAGCAGGGCCGGGAGGCTGGGCACCGGCTGCTCGCGGGCGCCGCCGCCGACCGGCCGACCGCCGTGGTGGCGCAGAGCGACGTGCTGGCCGCCGGGGTCCTGCAGGCGTGCGCCGAGCTGGGCCTGCGGGTGCCGGAGGACGTGAGCGTGGTCGGCTTCGACGGGGTCGCGGTCCCGTGGCTGCTCCCCCACCGGCTCACCACGCTCGTGCAGCCGGTGGACCTCAAGGCGCGGACGGCCGCGGAGATGCTGCTGGCCCGCCTGGCAGGCGGCGGGCGCGAGGACCGGACCCTGGCGGTCGAGCTGCGCACCGGGACGACGACGGGCCCGGTCCCGGCGGGGTAGGGCTGCGCAGGACGCGTGGTGGGCGCGTCGTGGGCGCGTGGGGGTGCGCTCAGCCGAGCGCGAGCGTCGCCCGGGTCTTGGTGAGGACGGTCGCACCGCCGGAGGTGACGACCAGGTCGACGACGACCTGGCCGGCCGCCTCGTCGACGGAGCGGACCGAGCCCGTGACCTCGACGACGGCCCCGCCCGGGTCCGGCACGACCACGGGCCGGGTGAAGCGGGTCGAGTAGCCGACGACGGCCGTCGGGTCGCCGGCCCACTCGGTGAGCAGGCGGGAGGCGGCGCCCATGGTGAGCATGCCGTGGGCGATGACGCCGGGCAGCCCCACCCCGGTCGCGACGCGGTCGCTCCAGTGGATGGCGTTGAAGTCGCGGGACGCGGCGGTGTAGCGGACCAGGGCCTCGCGGTCCAGCGTCACGCTCGTCGTCGGCAGCAGGTCGCCGACCTGCACCGAGGCGAGCTCACGGCGGCTCACCGGTGCACCAGCAGGGCGGTGACGGTGCTGCGCGGCTCGCCCGCGGTGGTCGTCACCTGCGTGACGAGGGTGAGCATGGCCGCCCCGCCCGCGGCGCGGACCGAGGCGACGGTCATGTCGGCGTCCAGCTCGTCCCCCGCGACGATCGGCGCGTGGTGGACGAAGGTCTGCTCCCCGTGGACGATCCGGGAGTACTCGAGCCCGACCTCGGGGTCGGCCATCATCGCGTCGGTGGCCGGCTGCGCGACGACGACGGCGAAGGTCGGCGGCGCGACGACGTCGCCGTAGCCCGCCTCGCGGGCCACGACGACGTCGTGGTGGAACGGGTGCGCGGCGCCCACGGCGTCCGCGAACTGACGGACGGTCTCTCGCCCGACCACGTAGGAGCCTGCGGCGGAGTAGGTGCGCCCGGCGAGGGTGGGGTCGACCGTCACGACGGCGGAGCCGTCAGCGGGTCTCGCGGTGGGCGGTGTGCTTGCCGCAGCGCGGGCAGAACTTCGCGAGGTCGAGCCGGTCGGGGTCATTCCGCCGGTTCTTCTTCGTGATGTAGTTCCGCTCCTTGCACTCGGTGCACGCCATCGTGATCTTGGGACGCACGTCAGCGCTCTTGGCAGCCATCTCGGGACCTTTCGGGTGCTCTGGGCGTGGGGACCGGGGACGGTAGCGGTGATCGGACTTGAACCGACGACCTAACGATTATGAGTCGTTCGCTCTAACCAGCTGAGCTACACCGCCAGGGCCGGGCGCCTGC includes the following:
- a CDS encoding MaoC/PaaZ C-terminal domain-containing protein produces the protein MSRRELASVQVGDLLPTTSVTLDREALVRYTAASRDFNAIHWSDRVATGVGLPGVIAHGMLTMGAASRLLTEWAGDPTAVVGYSTRFTRPVVVPDPGGAVVEVTGSVRSVDEAAGQVVVDLVVTSGGATVLTKTRATLALG
- a CDS encoding FAS1-like dehydratase domain-containing protein; this encodes MTVDPTLAGRTYSAAGSYVVGRETVRQFADAVGAAHPFHHDVVVAREAGYGDVVAPPTFAVVVAQPATDAMMADPEVGLEYSRIVHGEQTFVHHAPIVAGDELDADMTVASVRAAGGAAMLTLVTQVTTTAGEPRSTVTALLVHR
- the rpmG gene encoding 50S ribosomal protein L33; the encoded protein is MAAKSADVRPKITMACTECKERNYITKKNRRNDPDRLDLAKFCPRCGKHTAHRETR